Proteins found in one Coffea eugenioides isolate CCC68of chromosome 5, Ceug_1.0, whole genome shotgun sequence genomic segment:
- the LOC113771648 gene encoding putative F-box protein At1g67623, with product MANEQKGRSTTSILSLPTEVLSEVLARVASCSSTDLFRAKLCCKLFYEVSEADNIYHRVSMDKFEIVPWSKNDQVLRFLKKCRESKNPEALYRKGVVDYFTDKHEDSALECLEEAANSGHADAAYALGIIYIFLGGDELKRKGMRLLSGLKKSRILKAKQFHPRDNLRALLRMIWVKNPLFLNPTPICCAMTHERKTSSWPMDADDVEEESTCEACACDEEIGAICAALPYR from the exons ATGGCCAACGAACAAAAAGGGCGTTCAACAACCTCCATCCTGTCCCTTCCGACCGAGGTGCTATCCGAGGTGCTTGCACGTGTCGCATCTTGTTCATCCACTGATCTTTTCCGGGCAAAACTATG CTGTAAGTTGTTTTACGAAGTTTCGGAAGCGGACAACATTTACCACCGAGTGTCAATGGATAAGTTTGAAATCGTTCCGTGGTCAAAAAACGACCAAGTGTTGAGGTTCTTGAAGAAGTGTAGAGAAAGCAAAAATCCAGAAGCCTTGTATCGAAAAGGAGTG GTTGATTATTTTACGGACAAGCATGAGGACTCAGCATTGGAATGCCTGGAAGAAGCTGCCAATTCAGGCCATGCGGATGCGGCATATGCGTTGGGAATAATTTACATCTTTCTTGGTGGGGACGAGTTAAAGCGCAAAGGTATGCGACTGCTGAGCGGGTTGAAGAAATCCAGAATTCTGAAAGCCAAACAATTTCATCCTCGTGACAATTTGCGAGCGCTGCTGAGGATGATATGGGTCAAGAACCCTTTGTTTCTAAACCCAACGCCCATTTGTTGTGCCATGACACACGAGAGGAAAACATCTTCATGGCCTATGGATGCCGATGACGTGGAGGAGGAGAGTACATGTGAAGCCTGCGCTTGCGATGAAGAAATTGGAGCAATTTGTGCTGCCCTACCTTATCGTTAG